The DNA segment TCAAACCAACCTATACTCACTTTTTCATTTTTATCCTTATCAAAATAGGGTATGTAGGGCTTCATATCCAGAAGAGGGGTTCCATCAATTACATCCACATTGGTTATGTATAAGTTGGACCCTTCAATCTTTTCCAGGCCAACCACCGAAATTCCAATGGGATTGGGTCGTTTAGGTGCTCTTGTTGCAAATATTCCCCTTTTAACCCTATCCAGGAAAGGTTTTACCTCAAGAGAATACCCCTCAGAAAGGTGGAAGTGGTAGATGAGAATTATGTGTGAGAATCCATCTAAATCTTTCAAACCAGATTTATACTCTTCATTCAGTTCGATCTGTCCTTTAACTCCCCTGGCACCAATAGGTTGTATTGGCATTCCATGAGGATCTTTGAAAGGGGAATGTATTATTCCTATGGGATTGTACTGCACTGGGTTCATGGTTATCACCATTTAAATAACTTGAATATAAATATAAAGAATATTATCCCCCTAATCAGCTGATTTTAGAGTTTCTATATTAATTTATCCCCCTCTTACTGATTTAGGGGACTGAAGTTTGGAATTTGACTCACTATTATTGTTTTAAGATTTGAGTAATTTGATGGAAGATT comes from the Methanobacterium sp. genome and includes:
- the tsaA gene encoding tRNA (N6-threonylcarbamoyladenosine(37)-N6)-methyltransferase TrmO, whose protein sequence is MNPVQYNPIGIIHSPFKDPHGMPIQPIGARGVKGQIELNEEYKSGLKDLDGFSHIILIYHFHLSEGYSLEVKPFLDRVKRGIFATRAPKRPNPIGISVVGLEKIEGSNLYITNVDVIDGTPLLDMKPYIPYFDKDKNEKVSIGWFEDKYQEVKGKKSDKRFVD